AAATATTCCATTCCACTGGTCACAAAGCTATGAAGCTGCATAGAATAAGCTGTGTGTGCACAATGCAGGGAGCATAAATAGTATATGCTGATGTAGGGTTATGCACAGTGTAGTGAACTGACaggaggacagaaaaaaaactgtgtttCTTTGGAAACCTGCTGGACAGTGCAATGTTCATTATTATAACTGCTGGTTTATGGAGACATCTAAGATTTATAACATTATGGTTCAGAACCGCAGAGTCAGACTCTGTAGAACTGGAGCCAGTTTAAAACAAAAGGTCATGCTTGATTTTAACCCAATGATACTTTATATGCAGGCACATGCGTACATATATTCTTATATTTACACCAGTTGTGGTCGTGCAATGTAAATTTAGATTACGCATAGCATTAGCACTAACTGAATTAATTTAGCTTTACTGCAATGCATTAATCTACTGATGTTAGATTTATACCAGTCATAAGTCACTGTTGAATTCTGCTCTGCATTGCATTGCAGGACCTAGTCATTCATTTACATTAGTCTGGTACACTGGGCTCCCTTGAATCACCTGCTGTGGAGAGTGTTTACCAATCATACTGATGTATTTATCTACAAACTCCACAAGGCAGGTGATCAATATTCCATTTATAAATAGATTTCCATCCTTGTACCACAAAATGGTGAAAGTATTTTTGTCAAAACTTTATGATGTGTACTTATTGAGCGAAATACCTTATGCCCTATTTTGCTTTACTTTGTATTATTGCACATACAGTAGTCAAGTACCCTCCGACAGCAGAAACAGGGGCACCTTTGGAATATTTCTATGAGGGTTGTCCAGATGGTAGACATGCGACACTCATCCATTTCATCACCAGGGACAAAGTGTCATCACCTCCCTTATTGGGCCAGGAATTAGATGAGTTGAATGTGTTAACCCTTGACTCCCCTATCGCAATGAATGACATGTTCTATTAAGGTAACACTATTACCTAGGTAAAAACAGAATATACATATTTGTACCTACATGTACGTGTATGTGTTGGATGTGTTAGATGTCTGGTAGTCTCTCAGCTCTGATGGCATCACCAGAGTCATGTACTTTGAAACTGTGGCACACTGACCACAGCTGAAATTAACTACTGCGATTTAATTCATTATCATTGTTGTGCTAATATAAGTAAATgctaatacagtaatatatagcAGGAAAATTCAGACTCATGTAGACGTTCTGTCTCAGAGTCCATACAAATAATCAAGTAATGCCTTAAATAGAATCAGTATCTGCTGTAACATACTGTATGACATTGGCTAACATGTCATGTGTGGACACTAACTAATATTTAACTCTCAAGTCATTTATTTAATGCCAAACATGCAGCACATGATGACTTACTTTAAATTTACTGTATTGTTGTCAGACCAGATACCATATGTACCTTAACATAGTTTTTCAACTTTATCACTGTTACGTTCCTGCttgggtggttttttttttttatcacattgtTGTTGTCAAATGTTTACAGGAACAACTGAacatccagctcctcctcctcctcctcctcctcctcttcctcctcctcctcctcctcctcctcctcctcctcctcctcctcctcctcctcctcctccccctcctcctcctcctcctcctcctcacagtTGCTGTCTGTTCAGCTTGACTGGTCTGTAATGAGGAAATGGAGTCATCTTATTTTCAATTAGGCTTCAACACTGAGAGTCAGTCAGTGGTCTTCCACTGTTTATTTTCTTGCcacattttaatcaaatgcTTCTGACACAACAGTAAAAAACCCTCTTCAGTCTCAAATTCTCAGGTtggaaagaagaaaacttaGCAGCTTTTTTACAAGAATATTCAAGTCCCACCACTCCCCCGGATGCTGTCAGGCTGACATGAGCACCTGCCAGCACAAGTCTAATGCCCCTTTATCCTTTTACGCTGGCCTTCACAGCCACTCAGATCTGACCTTGTTTAGCCAGTAATGGAGTTTGACTCAGCTCATTTACTTTGTGTTAGCGTATTCATTTCCTTTGGCGGCCACACGGATCACAGGTGGGGGAGAACCCTGCTGTCACAGTCAAGATCAATTCATGATCCTCTCGCTCATCCGTGGATCAAATACTTTGCCGGtatctcttctcttcctccataGGTACACACTGGCCTCACATAAATGTGGGTTTGACAGGgaagtcaaaaacaaacacctaGAGAAGGCAGTCCttctgaataaatatttgtcagTTCTGTTTGGATTGTAAGGAgtgctttgtctttctttctctctctcggtGCAGGAAATGTTCCTAATGGCCTTATGTTTGCATCAACTCCTTGCTTTAGAGAATGTACGTACACATGGTTTCTTTGCGGTCGTGTAAAACATGCTCACGCAGCATTCATTCTAATTTGCttactgatttatttatcttaTGCAACCTCATTTATAAATCATAAGTGAGACTCAGGCTGTAGCTTTGCGTTAACCACTGCTCTGTGGATTGAGGTAAGTGTCGTTCCTTGTGCATTTAAAGGGACACTATTGCAGATCCCATCTGGCTTTCATCAGCACAGCACTGCAATTTCCCTTTTCAAGTGCTGTAGAGAGACCTTATGTACTAGACGTGCTGGCAGAGCCACCACTCATGAGCAGAGCAGCGATTGGTCGTCAGCCCTGCCACTCAAACAGCAAATACTCTCCGacttcctctgtcctccttTCCTGGTGCAGGCTGAGGAGGGAGGGGAATGGATCATTTGTGTGTGAGTCGCTGGAGTCCCTCAGCCTGCTCCTTCCCACCTGTCCTTGACTTACTGTTCACAGACAAGACTGAGTGGAAGCTGTGCTCCTCACTCCTCCTCTCTGGGcccctctctgtctgtgttcatgtgagcagctgcatgtctttttttttcctttttaatattTGAGTCAGTGCAGGGCTGTTTCTTTCTACCTGTGGTGCGATAGTATAGAGGCGAGTAGAGGAGCGTTTGTCCTCGGTCGGAGGAGCTCTGATGGGAGGCGGTGCTGGCTCTGGCTGGGATTGGGGATGCTGAACAGGGGGAGGGAGGGCCTGTTTGAGCTGggacagcagctccagcagcagggaGAGTACCAGGCCGCCCTCCACTGTTTCCTCAGCTGCCTGCTGGGACTGACCCATGTGCAGAGCTTCAGCTCTCTACCCAACTGTTTACACCAGGTGAGATAGAGGCCAGAGGacttggcacacacacacacacacacacacacacacacacacacacacacacacacacacacacacacacacacacacacacacacacctaccacTTACACACAGACTAAATACATGTTCATAGTCACTGCATGCACCCACTTAATCTGCACAGCTGACACATTTCCATCACTTACAGCATCATCATTTGTCACTCACCATCAcatgcaggacacacacacacacacactgcctcaaCTGCACTGACACCAATGTCAAAACTAACGACCCATCATGTGTTCCTATGCTGAACACCAAAGGATCATTTCAGTCTCTGACATTCCACACTGAAAGCGTTTGTGCTTCTAAAACAGGACGCTTCTCTAATGTACTTTTATGATGCAGCTCACATGCATACGGTCACTTTGATATCCAGATTGTCTATCCCATTGTGTGTGAGCTATGTTTTGGCACACTGTCACACAGCTGAAGCCTTAAGAGATCACACTCacgttttatttctatttagtaGTGCCTGAGGGAACGTCCCCGGTGCCCGACAGAGACTTTACTCCAGTACTCTAGAATGTGCGGCATGATGTTGACAAAACCATTGATGAAGCGAGGAGAGCAGAGCTGGATGCTTTGACCACTCATGacatcatgcacacacagacaaatactgacaaacacacacacacaaccccataACAACAATGGGAATAATTTATTTCACTCGTAACTGTGtcttttggttgtttttctgtgCTTTGCAGATCGCAGAACTCTTCATCACAGAAAAGAATTGTATCCTTTactgacagaggaggagattCCCTTCTGTTTCACAtcccacacttttattttcatcattctTTCAGGATGTAAACGTTAGCATTCATCCTAACTAGTGTGCTATTTCTGCCCACATATAAAGCATTTTCTGTAGTGGAAGAACATTTCCACACAATCGATGATGCAGTCTCTTTGTACAGGGGAGCATGTGTTGATGTCTCGGGGTGACTTCATAATAACCCATTTGTCTCAGAATGCCATACATACTGTGTAGAACTCAGGCTGTGTGTCAGCTTCATAAGAGGATTTGTTAGCTCTTATCTCTGCACAACAGAGTGGAAGAGCACTAATTAGCCTGTATCTGCAGGAGTAGTCTATGCATCGCCACTTCGCCACTTCTATTTACTATAGCAGTATGGGATGTGGAGATAATAGGGGGGTGTTTGGTTTCGGAATATATTACCTTCATGGCTCTTCTCACCATTACTGAAACAGTCCAACACTTAACTTGCTAGCTCTGGTTATCTACGCCGGCAAAGGCCGACCCTTCACTGTCTATTTTCCAAGATAGGTTCCATTTGCTGAGCTTAACTCCATCAATAGCCAACAGAGAGCCCTCTCTCAGCAGGAGAAGGTGTCTGCTTACAGGGGTTAAATATTTTGACATGCATTATCAGATAACATTATCTGTGCTAGCAATGTTAAACTCTGGGATTGTATGTATGGTACAGTTAGCAGAATTAGTAGGTTTTCAGTGGTTGTGAAGCTACAGCCATGAACATGTGACTGCATCAGCATCGCTTAGTAGGTCAGCAGCAGAGAGGATTCAATAATATATATTTCTGTATGGAGattaaaaatatctgacctttTTCATTGAAGTTggcctttatttttcttcatttgttctCACGAGCACCAAAAGAGTTGAGGCTGTGATGATGTGGTCGTTGTGATGCGGTCGTCTTGGGAGTGAGGTGAAGGGTCATTTTGCTCCGACTGGGAAAGGATGTGGGAACGTTTGAGTTTCACACAAATCTTGGAGATATCAAGAATTCTTTTGCCTCTCGACATGTTTGAGCCTGttgcacaaaacaaaactgactttACATGTTTGAAGTGTCTAGATTTTCAGCTGAATCAACCGGTTTGTTCCTGATAAAATTACTCTGAGAGGTGTGGTTGATAGAAATAATGGCAGCTTCGACAATTTCAGGCTTGATGTATTGTTATCTGAGCTGGTATCCTCAACAGGCCTCTGTCCAAAGCCAAAAGCCCTTTTGACTCCTGAGGGTTTGCTGATACGTGGTTCATGGAAAGTTTTTTGACCCAAAAATATGGCTTAAATCTCAAACAAAGAAATACTATTAATATAAATCCTGACTtgttctgtatttatatttctcGCATGGACATGCAGTGTGGCATTTGCTCATTTTTGATCACGTGATCTGTAACTCTACAGACAATCCAACATTCCTATTGGACATTGTTTTCTTCATGGGTTGCTATTAACAGTAATGGAACACGTGAGGTCAAATGTGTATTTGAAAGTGTTAATGCAAGCTCTTATTGTGTTTTGGAGTGCGCTCCGATTACTATTTGTTTGGAAGGTGAGTGtttaactctgtgtgtgtgtgtgtgtgtgtgtgtgtgtgtgtgtgtgtgtgtgtgtgtgtgtgtgtgtgtgtgtgtgtgtgtgtgtgtgtgtgtgtgtgtgtgtgtgtgtgttgagaatGAAGTGCAGCACGAGCCCATGCTCCCAGGAGAGGATTGAGCAAGGTTCCCATTGTGGCGCTGTTGTGGTCCAGTTGGGCTAAAAATATCAGACAGAAGCCGTGCTCTGACCTTTAGTGATGGCTGTTGTCCTAATCCCCCCTCCCAGGTGGTCAGCCAAATACCAACTTCATTCCCTAGTGACCCCAAGGAATCAGGCCGGACATGCTGTAATTGAAATCATCTTGTAGTTCAGAATAGATAGAAAACACTGAATTTTGTGACGCAATGGTTGGTTTTCATGACAGGCTGCTAAGCAATGTACatacataatatacagtaatccctcgcgcatttgcgcatcaacacatgatgcttcacctcatcatggatttttggtaggtggtcacgtgataccgtacacgcattctattggctgacggcatccggaagtgcgcttggttctgtgagtctcagacttccgtgagacacaaaagtgttttaaacagtcgataagagtgtgggaaaaggtaatacagatagaaggtggtttaatatcagtatggggagggttcataaacatttaaattaccataaataataaaatactctGTCACGATGtcacagaattttgtttttgcgaGTAGTTCCtagaacacattaaccgcgaggaacgaagGATTACTGTTCATCCCATGAGAAACAATTCTCTCTTACTTTTTCTGTAATCATTCTTTCACTTTGTTGAGGAACACGCATGCAGGAGGAATTCAACGGCATGGGTGATGATTCTCCTTCATTGTCCTGGTGACAAAGTGAAGGAAATCAGctgttgttgttctggttcaAGTTTAACTGTTCTGTAAACACGTAAACTGATTGTCCAGTACTCCAAGTTTACTATTTGTACTAGTAGAATTTTTTATGTGAGATGTATTCAAAAACCAAAAGACGAGTATGGAAATTCTACCATTTAAAGTGTGACATTTTGTTGAGCAGGGCTGTGTTTATTTTAGGCATTCTTCGTCTCACTAGACTTTAGTTTCACCTGTCAAACATCAGTGGTGTCATGTTACAGTGGTGGAATTTCAGTATGTAGAATGCTTTGACAAAGACTATTTTTAGAATGCTTTTAATAGAGTCTTTTCTTGGAAACAAAACTGGCATCTTGCttgatcaaaaacaacaaagtaaAGATAAAGAAGTTAAAGTAAAACAGGCTGAATCAAATGTGGGCCGATTACGTAAGGACATCTGTGCCGTGATTCAGCTCTTGAATCTGGTTTTGCATCACATCCTTCCCTGTGGAAACAGCCTGCATCAATTCCAGTGTAAAGACAACATCACAGAGGCCAATAGTTGAAATCTGAGGTGCAAAATCCTGACCGCAACAACCTGCTTTGTAATACTACACAGCGTGTTTGACCAGAGGCAGCGTGCATGCTGAAGAGATctgcaaaaaacacaaagagaaaaaacaagtggCATCCAGAGCCCGAAGCTGTTTTTAACTACAACAACTGACTAATCCTGTTGACAACTGAAACTGATCCTTCACCTTTATAAACAGATGGGAAGGCCCTCCAATTCATTCAGGCTGAGAAAATGTTCTATGAGGTGGCATTGATCGAACTCACAGCTCTCCATGGCAGCTCAGGCAAGTACTTCTGGCCACAAGCTATCGATGAAAATACTagtactgtgttttattttgtctttgaaaCGTCAAGCCAAGTAAAAATGATCTGCTTTGACATTGAATGATTTCGGACAGGAAAACTTTGCTTTATATCTTTCCTTGGAATCTGTCATTTCATGGTAGCaaaacagaatgtgtgtgtgtaggacctGCATCTACTgactatatactgtagattataaAAGCATATTTCTGTAACACTCTAAACTACTCTGTTATCTAAGTCCAGCTCTGTTTGCCCTACCTGCTGGAGGATTTACGTGACGACATCCAGGGCTGCTCATTCATCACTTGCTGCCATCCATTcgtctgcctcctcctctctgtctgctgCAGTGTAGCATGCTGGGCGGAGATGTAGTAGAAGACAAATGGCCTTACTTTGTTCATTAAGCCCTGCACGTCACTGTACAGCGCTGGAGCCCCTGATTCAGCACCTGCTGAGATTGAATGCGCATCTCCGGGGGGCAGAGTTAACACTATGGCTGCAGCTCACAGGCTTCCTCTCCCCTGTGGTTTTCTTACAGTCCATTTTCTCCTTATTTCCAAAATAAGCTGATGCAGTTGTCATCTTGGGATTTTTGACAATCACATACCCCTTAAATGATTTACTGGCACATGGTTATACTATAGATTCCAAGTCAGACTCATTTCCAGAACCACttcttgcatgtgtgtgaatgtacagAACTATGTCTGCTGTTTGTCGccctaggtgtgtgtgtgtgtgtgtgtgtgtgtgtgtgtgtgtgtgtgtgtgtgtgtgtgtgtgtgtgtgtgtgtgtgtgtgtgtgtgtgtgtgtgtgtgtgtgtgtgtgtgtgtgtgtgtgtgtgtgtttcagtgggcGTGGTGAGAATGTTTTCTGACTCCCTTATCCACTCCGCCTTGCCCTGATATGTACTCTGGTGACTCCAGTCCTCTGCTGGCTCCACTCTGCTGTTCAGGCAGTTCACAACTGTGCCAGGCAGCCTGATAACCAGACACCTTGTTGGTTTTCAGCTTTGCGTTGTGCCCTCTGTGCAGTGGCAGAGACCTAAAGGCGGCAAAGGATAGTGGGGAAAAAGGGAGCAGATAGACGAGAAGAGAGAAAAGCTGCTGTTTTTTGGCTGGACTGTGATTCtatgccctgtgtgtgtgtgacagggcCTCAGGAGGAGGCTACGCTGGGCTCTGCAGGATGGACAACCCCAGAGGAGCTTTTGGAGCAGGCCTCCCAGGCGCAGCACCTCGAACGGCTGGCCCAGCTCTGCATCGTGAGCAAACAGTAGGTAAACCTGTGTCCTGCTGTAGCTTCTGTTGGGGCATAACTAATGGGGCATTACAGTGTATGTTCTGTTAGTTTCATGGTCCATTAGCGATGGCTTTTTTTGATTGTTATCATTAGGCTTTTTTACCCAGTTAAAGCACTTCAACCatatgtgtgtaagtgtgtgtttggttttgcTGCGTGCAAGACTTCAGTAGTTAACAAGGCTGAAGTGAAAAATATGTTGATTCAGGGCTTAGAAAGCAAACAGTGCAtttgcactttttttctttatcactTTTCTTACACGAACAGCCAttctaaaaaaaccccaactaatTTGTTTGAAGTGTAAAACCTTCAGTTCAAGCTTTTAAGATCAGACTGAAATCACTTCAAGATCAATTATTTTCTCCCTgatcaaaaatgtgtgtgtgatagcaTAAAATCTCCTCTTTTATATTTGCTGTCATTTATGTGTCCTGATTATTTGTCGTGTGAAAAGGTGACCCTAAACACTGATGCTCTTGGCTGTATATTCACCACCACTTTCGTGCACGTTAGTCCTTTCTGAAGTGGAAACTTCTTGAACTACATTGACTCTCTTAATTCTTTTTAGCGAGAGTTGAATTTCCCTGTAGATGTAGGGAAAAGAGACACCGCACTATGTGAGCGTTACAGGAGGAACACCTTAACTAGATCCTGTGGCTCCTGTTGCAGGACTACATTGTTAGGCTTTGCAGCATGTACCcattttctgcctctgttgtcaTTGTTTCGAATAAGCCATTTAACCTGATTACCATTGAGGGTGACAGGGGGTGGACGGGGTGCTTACCCATGAAGCACACAGTAGTTAAACTTACATGAGATGGTACAGATTGTGAAGAACAGATTCTTGAGTTTCTGGCCTGGCTAGAATTTCTgggttttgacatttttatatcTCACCTGAGCCAAAACTTTGTTTCCTTCCTGTCAGCAGGTAGTAATAATACTCCTTACCGCCTTCAGCAATATTGTGGGAAGTCCTTTGGATCAGTGAAGGGCTTTTTGAAGGGCTTTTCTGTCTTTACCTATCAGGTGTCCCCCGAAAAGGACCTGCTAAAGCAGTGCAAATTGACACCTGCCCATTACTAATTGAAGGGAAGCATGGGTTTTGAACAGTGAAGCTGACATCTGTCACACTAAACAGAGCTTGCTCTACATTCATGGGAACATGTGAGGGCGTGAGGGTGATGAATGTCCTTGGCTGACTTTCTAGGGCAGATATGAGAAGAACAGCTGGCATATCACATCATATTGACCTAGCTTAGCACCAAACAGAGGAGCGCTGGACAGATACGAGTCAGTAAACTGAAGCTGTATGCACCATGGCCTCTGTAATTTACCCATAAGGATAGAAAGAGGCAGTCAGTGCTGGCTCAAATAGAAGGTTTCCACTTCTTTCACCAAGCCTGTTTAACTGAGGCGGGGACCAGCGTTCTGTGTCTAATCACAGCACATGTATGTTTATATTTCTCCTGCTGCTGTGCTCCAATGAATCGGTCTTACATGAGAATGCAGTACGGGCTACTACACCTGATGAGGGTCAGACTTTGTTGTGTATCACAATATCTGTGTTTAAAGAGAAGATAATTCTCTTTGCACAAAATGAATCAGTTTTCACTAAGTATTAAATATCTCCCTCAACGCTACGGAAAAAATGGAGGaagtttttttcataatgtgtCCTTGTGCTGTTCATCTCTTGCAGACCTCATCTTGCTCTTGAATACAGTGGGAAGGTGCGTAGAATTTAActtcctctttgtttctctAAAGATTTTAAAACAACCATATATTTTATGGAACATGTACATTTACTTTAGAGCAATCTAGAGGGTCAATTGTCAGGTTATCACATATAATCGATTATGCTAAATTAAGCATATTTGAGTACTTTTACCATATTGGGAGCTAATAATTTGTGTACATTTGCTTGATTAAACTTTTGGATGTGGGACTTTTGCCGGTAGCAGAGTGTTACTGTATGCTTTAGCGGCAGTTTTAGTCCAGTAATAGATCTAACACCTCCGTATTCCTGCATCAAAAGCCATCTGTCTGTTCATTTATCGTTCAGGCTACAAAGATCCACCAGCGGGCCTTCGGTAATGACCATCCAATCACAGTCAGAAGCCTGGAGCTCATGGCCACTGTCTATGCTGAGATAGGCAAGACTGAATATTCAGGTAAACACTCAACTTGGACGACAAACATGCCTGACCGATAATGAAAAtagcagtgggggggggcatctctCAGCAGTATGtacttaaatattttaatatccaGTCCGAAGCAGGGAGATGAAGGCTCCGTTTTGTGAGGCATGAGAATAACAGAGTGCTGATGTTAATTGCAAGAACAAGTTATCTCCTCTTTGCTTTACAGAGTTTACAGCTTTAAAACATGTTATTCTGTTCAAATTGTTAATTATTGAACACTTATATTTGCGTTGGACACAGGACTACTTTTATGCA
The Antennarius striatus isolate MH-2024 chromosome 17, ASM4005453v1, whole genome shotgun sequence genome window above contains:
- the c17h14orf180 gene encoding nutritionally-regulated adipose and cardiac enriched protein homolog translates to MLNRGREGLFELGQQLQQQGEYQAALHCFLSCLLGLTHVQSFSSLPNCLHQIAELFITEKNYGKALQFIQAEKMFYEVALIELTALHGSSGPQEEATLGSAGWTTPEELLEQASQAQHLERLAQLCIVSKQPHLALEYSGKATKIHQRAFGNDHPITVRSLELMATVYAEIGKTEYSDSLGQCVSALSKHFAAAESIRDSSINCLPHSQREKHSEVRHRKDSYHQQEDASKSKVSNGKVPTSILKRPLYGSDTEPNHRRKGERRVRFREPETTVHAYEATPSRPHLALFTCLFLLMSFLGVAMYCTGRRRPQRLCEELESALAVYLLHMKQLLWGCWIWLTMQ